Proteins from a single region of candidate division TA06 bacterium:
- the mltG gene encoding endolytic transglycosylase MltG, which translates to MQPAKKYIAGLAIFLIAVALGTIGCLLFFVSPPADTGWQSQIITITKGQSTTRIAYNLYQKGVISSPRSFKFLSSLMGLNQSLKAGRYKFEWPLSSWEALQQLYRGTNLYNQVTIPEGLTMARIAGLLQSATGNDSLELMAAFTNKDFVKRLNVSAPGLEGYLFPDTYSFEWETPADKIAALMLEHFQLQIPPAWHQELKKQRRTLHQAVIMASLVESEAQVDSERAVVASVFYNRLKLKKPLESCASIEYILPRHKNARLTYADLEIKSPYNTYRRIGLPPGPICNPGRKSLEAAVYPARTDYLYFVAKGDGGHIFSRSLREHINAKNRVQQK; encoded by the coding sequence ATGCAGCCAGCTAAAAAATACATTGCCGGATTGGCCATTTTCCTGATAGCCGTCGCTTTGGGGACCATCGGCTGCCTGCTGTTCTTCGTCTCTCCCCCGGCCGACACCGGCTGGCAAAGCCAGATAATCACCATCACCAAGGGACAATCCACCACCCGCATTGCCTATAACCTCTACCAAAAAGGGGTGATCAGCAGCCCCCGCAGTTTCAAATTCTTATCATCCTTGATGGGCCTCAACCAAAGCCTCAAGGCCGGACGCTACAAATTTGAATGGCCGCTATCTTCCTGGGAAGCCCTCCAGCAGCTTTACCGGGGCACCAACCTTTACAACCAAGTGACCATCCCCGAAGGCCTGACCATGGCCCGGATCGCCGGCCTGCTGCAGTCCGCCACCGGCAATGACAGCCTAGAATTGATGGCTGCCTTTACCAATAAGGATTTTGTCAAAAGACTCAATGTTTCAGCCCCGGGCCTGGAAGGATATTTGTTTCCCGACACCTACTCTTTTGAATGGGAGACCCCGGCGGATAAGATCGCGGCCTTGATGCTGGAACATTTCCAGTTGCAGATCCCTCCAGCCTGGCACCAGGAGCTGAAAAAACAGCGCCGCACCCTGCACCAAGCGGTGATCATGGCTTCGCTGGTGGAAAGCGAGGCCCAAGTGGACTCGGAACGGGCGGTGGTCGCCTCGGTCTTTTACAACCGGTTGAAGCTGAAGAAGCCTTTGGAATCCTGCGCCAGCATAGAGTACATCCTGCCCCGTCATAAGAATGCCAGGCTGACCTACGCCGACTTGGAGATCAAGTCGCCTTACAATACTTATAGGCGCATCGGTCTCCCTCCCGGCCCCATCTGCAATCCTGGCCGGAAGTCGCTGGAGGCGGCGGTCTACCCCGCCCGCACCGATTATCTTTATTTTGTGGCCAAGGGCGACGGGGGGCATATATTCAGCCGGAGTTTAAGGGAACATATAAACGCCAAGAACCGGGTGCAGCAAAAGTGA
- the ruvX gene encoding Holliday junction resolvase RuvX, whose translation MPESKPNGRILALDLGRRRVGSAVSDELGITAQGLECFEIRGRQGLLARIKEYQQRFPITAIVLGKPSHLDGSPTGLSRMVEETKIFLERRLQLPVHLYDERFTSKIAQQSLHQSGIKLKNNKCLLDKTAATIILTDYLKDHAAS comes from the coding sequence ATGCCGGAATCAAAGCCTAATGGCAGGATATTGGCCCTGGACCTGGGCCGGCGCCGGGTGGGTTCCGCCGTCAGCGACGAACTGGGCATCACAGCCCAGGGACTGGAGTGCTTTGAGATCCGGGGCCGGCAGGGCCTGCTGGCCAGAATAAAAGAGTATCAGCAGAGATTCCCCATCACCGCCATCGTGCTGGGCAAGCCATCCCATCTGGACGGCTCCCCCACCGGCCTCAGCCGGATGGTGGAAGAAACCAAAATATTCCTGGAGCGGAGACTGCAGCTTCCGGTGCACCTGTATGATGAAAGGTTCACCAGCAAGATCGCCCAGCAAAGCCTGCACCAGTCGGGAATAAAGCTTAAGAACAACAAATGCCTCTTGGACAAAACGGCAGCCACCATAATCCTTACCGATTATTTAAAAGACCATGCAGCCAGCTAA
- a CDS encoding NUDIX hydrolase, whose amino-acid sequence MIYKHCPSCGSHLNPALLDGHRRQTCPDCGFVYYRNPAPAAGCIILLQGKLLLVRRKYQPHQGDWCLPSGFMEYGESPKACARREIFEETGLRIRTGELIGVYSGTDDPRTQAVLIVYLGIAQNGDYRPGDDASAIKLFPRDRLPENIAFKAHAQAIRDFCRYAGIKA is encoded by the coding sequence ATGATTTATAAGCATTGTCCCAGCTGTGGTTCTCATCTTAACCCAGCCCTGCTTGACGGTCATCGCCGCCAAACTTGCCCCGACTGCGGCTTCGTTTACTACCGCAACCCGGCCCCGGCCGCCGGCTGCATCATATTGCTTCAGGGCAAGCTGCTTCTGGTCCGCCGCAAGTATCAGCCCCACCAAGGGGATTGGTGCCTGCCCTCAGGTTTCATGGAATACGGGGAATCTCCCAAGGCCTGCGCCAGGCGCGAGATATTCGAGGAGACTGGTTTAAGGATCCGTACCGGGGAATTGATCGGCGTTTACAGCGGAACCGACGATCCCCGCACCCAGGCCGTGCTGATAGTTTACCTGGGTATCGCTCAGAACGGAGATTACCGGCCCGGGGATGACGCCAGCGCCATAAAACTTTTCCCGCGCGACAGGCTGCCCGAGAACATAGCCTTCAAGGCCCATGCCCAAGCCATAAGGGATTTTTGCCGATATGCCGGAATCAAAGCCTAA
- a CDS encoding 50S ribosomal protein L28 has translation MGNICEICGKGVSFGHTVSHAHNVGPRRWNPNLHTVHASVAGKTKKLDVCTRCLRSGKIQKAK, from the coding sequence TTGGGTAATATTTGCGAAATCTGCGGCAAGGGCGTCAGCTTCGGTCATACCGTCAGCCATGCCCACAACGTAGGGCCCCGGCGCTGGAACCCCAATCTGCATACCGTTCACGCTTCGGTGGCAGGCAAGACCAAAAAACTGGATGTCTGCACCCGCTGCCTGCGGTCCGGTAAAATTCAAAAGGCAAAATAG
- a CDS encoding PTS sugar transporter subunit IIA — translation MGSAPINLSDILKPEQINLHLKAQSRDGILKELVGQTSLGEKAQHMLLVNLKQREELGSTGIGKGVAIPHCRSLLLNSLSLIVGRSKNGVDFDAIDRKTSRLFFLIIAPPHDPQNQYLIVLGKIAQLAKGLTSNDSLFTADTPEEFIFRMDELEKKL, via the coding sequence ATGGGTAGTGCGCCAATAAACTTAAGCGACATTTTAAAGCCCGAGCAGATCAACCTTCACCTGAAGGCCCAAAGCCGCGACGGGATACTCAAGGAATTAGTGGGCCAGACCTCGCTGGGCGAAAAGGCCCAGCACATGTTGTTGGTTAACCTTAAACAGCGGGAAGAACTGGGATCCACCGGCATCGGCAAAGGCGTGGCCATCCCCCACTGCCGTTCCCTGCTTTTGAACTCACTTTCCCTGATAGTGGGCCGGTCCAAGAACGGCGTGGACTTTGATGCCATCGACAGAAAAACCTCCCGCCTCTTCTTTTTGATCATCGCCCCGCCCCACGATCCCCAGAACCAGTACCTGATCGTTCTGGGCAAGATCGCCCAGCTGGCCAAAGGATTGACTTCCAACGACTCCCTGTTCACGGCGGATACCCCCGAAGAATTTATTTTCCGGATGGACGAACTGGAAAAAAAACTTTAA
- a CDS encoding 50S ribosomal protein L9: MKVILTQDIPSLGVKTQVVEVKPGYARNYLLPQGKAMLAGAGNLKQLERKIQAEALSLSRKKNEAEEQAKKLNEISCTAAVQAGEDEKLFGSVTAADISELLAAQGVKLDKRKLILEQPIKMLGVYNIPIKLHPEVEANIKLWVVRQ, encoded by the coding sequence ATGAAAGTAATTTTGACTCAGGATATACCGTCTTTGGGCGTAAAGACCCAGGTGGTGGAGGTCAAGCCGGGTTACGCCCGCAATTACCTTCTGCCCCAGGGCAAAGCCATGCTGGCCGGCGCCGGCAACCTCAAGCAGCTGGAACGGAAGATTCAGGCCGAGGCCCTCAGCCTGTCCCGCAAGAAAAATGAAGCCGAAGAGCAGGCTAAAAAGCTCAATGAGATCTCCTGCACCGCCGCCGTCCAGGCCGGCGAAGACGAGAAGCTTTTCGGCTCGGTTACCGCCGCCGACATCTCCGAACTTCTGGCGGCCCAAGGCGTGAAACTGGACAAACGCAAACTGATACTGGAACAGCCCATCAAAATGCTGGGCGTCTATAACATTCCCATTAAACTTCATCCCGAAGTGGAGGCCAATATAAAACTATGGGTAGTGCGCCAATAA
- a CDS encoding 30S ribosomal protein S18 — translation MREPRERRDPNAPSRIMRRKECKFCQDKAELINYKDDKKLRHFMTERGKIVPRRISGNCARHQRLLNDAIKRARHLALLPFVTEHR, via the coding sequence ATGAGAGAACCCCGAGAAAGACGAGACCCCAATGCTCCTTCGCGGATCATGCGCCGCAAGGAATGCAAATTCTGCCAGGACAAGGCCGAACTGATAAACTACAAGGACGATAAAAAACTGCGTCATTTCATGACCGAGCGCGGCAAAATCGTGCCCCGGCGCATCTCCGGCAACTGCGCCAGGCACCAGCGGCTCTTGAACGACGCCATCAAAAGGGCCCGCCACCTGGCGCTGCTGCCCTTCGTCACTGAACACCGTTAA
- a CDS encoding single-stranded DNA-binding protein, protein MTELKIPNLNRVLMAGRLTRDPELRFTPNGTAVCNFSLALNRRFKDQAGNWQDEPTFVNVVAWQSAAENIGKHLHKGSPVLVEGRLESRSWETETGQKRNSLEVRADNVRFLERFESTASAPTSEEPSESPDI, encoded by the coding sequence ATGACTGAGCTTAAGATCCCTAATCTGAACCGGGTGCTGATGGCCGGCAGGCTGACCCGCGATCCCGAACTGCGTTTTACCCCCAACGGCACCGCCGTCTGTAATTTTTCCCTGGCCTTAAACCGCCGTTTTAAGGACCAGGCCGGGAACTGGCAGGACGAGCCTACTTTTGTCAACGTGGTGGCCTGGCAGAGCGCGGCCGAGAACATCGGCAAACACCTGCATAAGGGCAGTCCGGTGCTGGTGGAAGGCCGCCTGGAAAGCCGCTCCTGGGAGACTGAGACCGGGCAAAAGAGGAATTCTCTGGAGGTCCGGGCCGACAACGTCAGGTTTTTGGAGCGTTTTGAATCCACCGCCTCCGCTCCGACCTCCGAGGAGCCGTCGGAATCGCCCGATATCTGA
- a CDS encoding single-stranded DNA-binding protein, whose amino-acid sequence MSELRLADLNRVFMVGRLTKDPELRQTTNGTSVANFTIALNRRYKSATGEWKDEATYVGVVAWQKLAELCKQYLAKGRAVLVEGKLQNRNWETEDGQKRSIIEIRADRIEFLDRESRSAAATGATGSESGPDPVANEEPAISKSDDDLPF is encoded by the coding sequence ATGTCAGAATTACGTTTAGCCGATTTGAACCGTGTTTTCATGGTCGGCCGCCTCACCAAGGACCCCGAGCTTAGGCAGACCACCAACGGAACCAGCGTGGCCAACTTTACCATCGCTCTCAACCGGCGCTACAAAAGCGCTACCGGCGAATGGAAGGATGAGGCCACCTATGTGGGAGTGGTGGCCTGGCAAAAGCTGGCCGAGCTCTGCAAACAGTATCTGGCCAAGGGCCGGGCGGTGCTGGTGGAAGGAAAACTTCAGAACCGCAACTGGGAGACCGAGGACGGGCAAAAGCGCAGCATCATCGAGATCCGGGCAGACCGGATCGAATTTTTGGACCGCGAATCCCGTTCCGCCGCCGCAACCGGGGCTACCGGATCAGAATCAGGACCCGATCCGGTCGCCAACGAAGAACCGGCCATCAGCAAGAGCGACGATGACCTTCCCTTTTAG
- the rpsF gene encoding 30S ribosomal protein S6, with product MNAYETVLIIDPAVDEAGVDKQVEKYSALIKSHQGEIALVEKWGRRKMTYPINSRREGFYVCLQFTSPATLPAEINRNIRLDESIIRHLTIKGHASSVMTVAAPVEVPKPAKA from the coding sequence TTGAACGCCTACGAAACAGTTCTGATCATCGATCCGGCGGTTGACGAGGCCGGGGTGGACAAACAAGTGGAAAAATACTCCGCGCTGATCAAGAGCCATCAGGGAGAAATAGCCCTGGTGGAAAAATGGGGCCGCCGCAAAATGACCTACCCCATCAACAGCCGGCGGGAGGGTTTTTACGTCTGCCTCCAGTTCACTTCGCCGGCTACCCTTCCGGCCGAGATTAACCGCAACATCCGTCTGGACGAGAGCATCATCAGGCACCTGACCATCAAAGGGCATGCCTCCAGCGTGATGACCGTGGCCGCTCCGGTGGAAGTCCCCAAACCCGCCAAAGCCTGA
- a CDS encoding aminoacyl-tRNA hydrolase — MHSSASGKKTNIWCLAGLGNPGREYSQTRHNLGFMVLDLLVEQLKFSWKRRALYSCAGDARRGLFLIKPLTFMNQSGLAVAKALSYQKIPASRLLVICDDVNLPLGKIRIRARGSDGGHNGLKSIIKHLSSQDFARLRLGVGPVPESLEMADFVLSSFAKAERSEVGLMTGQAAKTATEVIRAGVDKAIINLNQQNIS; from the coding sequence ATGCATTCCTCAGCTTCAGGCAAAAAAACGAACATCTGGTGTCTGGCCGGACTGGGCAATCCCGGCCGGGAATACAGCCAAACCCGTCACAATTTGGGATTCATGGTCCTGGACCTGCTGGTGGAACAGCTTAAGTTCAGCTGGAAAAGGCGGGCTTTGTATTCCTGCGCCGGCGATGCCAGGCGCGGACTGTTTCTGATAAAACCCCTGACCTTCATGAACCAAAGCGGACTGGCCGTGGCCAAGGCCTTAAGCTATCAAAAAATCCCAGCCTCCCGCCTGCTGGTAATCTGCGATGATGTCAACCTGCCGCTGGGAAAAATCCGGATCAGGGCCAGGGGCTCTGATGGAGGGCATAACGGCCTCAAGTCCATCATCAAGCACTTAAGCAGCCAGGATTTCGCCAGGCTGCGGCTGGGCGTGGGCCCGGTCCCCGAATCCCTGGAGATGGCCGATTTCGTGCTCTCCAGCTTCGCCAAAGCGGAAAGATCAGAAGTCGGATTAATGACCGGACAGGCGGCAAAGACAGCCACTGAAGTGATCCGGGCCGGGGTGGACAAGGCCATCATCAACTTAAATCAGCAAAATATATCCTAA
- a CDS encoding 50S ribosomal protein L25 has protein sequence MNEVNLTAHRRQETGKQRVKKMRRGGQIPAVLYGHGQPALSLFINSADLIPLFKLASHDNVIINLDLADDKKQLKALLRQVQTEPLKNTLLHMDFQEILLTEKIRINVPIVLTGEPTGVKNEGGGLEQTLHSVELSCLPTDIPEKIVVDVSGLKLGQTLHISDIKLEKAELHGSPTQPVASVLAPRAEPEPVAADGAVAAVAAVAENAPKEPELVAKKKKESEEEV, from the coding sequence ATGAACGAAGTAAATTTGACAGCCCATCGCCGGCAGGAGACCGGCAAACAGCGGGTCAAAAAAATGCGCCGGGGGGGACAGATTCCGGCGGTGCTTTACGGACACGGCCAGCCGGCTCTTTCCCTTTTTATCAACTCGGCCGATCTGATTCCCCTGTTCAAACTGGCCTCCCACGACAACGTGATCATCAACCTGGATTTGGCCGATGACAAAAAACAACTTAAGGCCCTGCTTCGCCAGGTGCAGACCGAGCCTTTGAAAAATACCCTGCTGCACATGGATTTTCAGGAAATTCTGCTGACTGAAAAGATCCGGATCAACGTGCCCATCGTCCTCACCGGCGAGCCCACCGGCGTCAAGAACGAAGGCGGCGGACTGGAGCAGACCCTGCACTCGGTGGAGCTTTCCTGTCTGCCCACCGATATCCCGGAAAAGATCGTGGTTGATGTCTCGGGGCTGAAACTGGGGCAGACCTTGCATATTTCCGACATCAAACTGGAAAAAGCCGAACTGCACGGCTCTCCCACCCAGCCGGTGGCCAGCGTGCTGGCCCCGCGGGCCGAGCCCGAGCCGGTGGCTGCCGATGGCGCTGTGGCCGCTGTAGCCGCTGTAGCCGAGAACGCTCCCAAGGAGCCGGAACTGGTAGCCAAGAAAAAGAAGGAGTCTGAGGAAGAGGTTTAG
- a CDS encoding ribose-phosphate pyrophosphokinase yields the protein MKIFSGTANPWLTKDICKALRQPIGDCTISRFSDGELRVKINENIRGADVFIVQPTFSPGDNLMELLIMIDAAKRASAKRITAVIPYFGYSRQERKDQPRVPISAKLVANLITVAGANRVLTLDLHAEPIQGFFDIPVDHLYASPVLISHFVKHKLKDLVVVSPDTGGVPRARAFAKRLGNDTPLAIIDKRRPGPNRIEILNVVGDVTGKNCLIVDDIMDTARTVSEVAVILKKNGAKDIYACATHGVLSGSAIDSLERSPIKEMVLSNTIPLTPDKRIAKIKVLSIAKLLAEAIRRIHQEKSVSSLFV from the coding sequence ATGAAGATCTTTTCAGGCACCGCCAACCCTTGGCTGACCAAAGATATCTGCAAGGCCTTGCGCCAGCCCATAGGCGACTGCACCATCAGCCGTTTTTCGGACGGGGAGCTCCGGGTCAAGATCAACGAGAACATCCGCGGGGCCGATGTTTTCATCGTCCAGCCCACCTTCTCCCCCGGCGACAACCTGATGGAGCTGCTGATCATGATCGATGCCGCCAAACGGGCTTCGGCCAAACGGATCACCGCCGTCATCCCCTACTTCGGCTACTCCCGCCAGGAGCGCAAGGACCAGCCCCGGGTGCCCATCTCGGCCAAATTAGTGGCCAACCTGATCACCGTGGCCGGAGCCAACCGGGTGCTGACCCTGGACCTCCATGCCGAACCCATTCAGGGCTTTTTCGATATCCCGGTGGACCACCTTTACGCCTCGCCAGTGCTGATCAGCCATTTTGTGAAACATAAGCTCAAGGACCTGGTGGTGGTCTCTCCCGATACCGGCGGCGTGCCCCGGGCCCGGGCCTTTGCCAAGCGGCTGGGAAACGATACGCCCCTGGCCATAATTGATAAAAGGCGGCCCGGCCCCAACCGGATCGAGATCCTTAATGTGGTGGGCGATGTGACCGGCAAAAACTGTCTGATAGTTGATGATATCATGGATACCGCCCGGACCGTCAGCGAAGTGGCCGTAATCCTGAAAAAGAACGGCGCCAAGGACATCTACGCCTGCGCCACCCACGGAGTGCTCTCCGGCAGCGCCATTGATTCCCTGGAACGCTCGCCAATAAAGGAAATGGTTCTCTCCAACACCATCCCCCTGACCCCCGATAAAAGGATCGCCAAGATCAAGGTGCTTTCCATCGCCAAGTTGCTGGCCGAGGCCATCCGGCGCATTCACCAGGAAAAATCGGTCAGCTCGCTGTTCGTTTAA
- a CDS encoding DNA methyltransferase, whose product MFLEVLAKIEEINESIKLRLETKKIIDIIQNPRKDNIGILNILSNGGTAKVKKDILLEDLTQIADAQTMERAKYYINRLKKGLTEVKSSKINDLNLNRWKEYDDILTESLWILDKRNKSGAHNAGYWGNFIPQIPNQFLRRYTKQGEWVLDAFLGSGTTLIECKRLGRNGIGVELLPEIVELANKNISNEKNSFNAKTEVINADSTELNFKKELETRGIKSIQFLIMHPPYWNIIKFSNNNKDLSNAKTMEEFLNLFGKIVDNTYDVLDKGRYFAVVIGDKYSKGEWVPLGFYTMNEVLKRGYMLKSVIVKNFEETKGKMNQKELWRYRALVGGFYIFKHEYILLFKKVKK is encoded by the coding sequence ATGTTTTTAGAAGTTTTAGCAAAAATAGAAGAAATTAACGAAAGCATTAAACTGAGATTAGAAACTAAAAAAATTATTGATATTATTCAGAATCCAAGAAAGGATAATATCGGTATATTAAATATTTTATCCAATGGTGGAACTGCAAAAGTCAAAAAAGATATTCTGTTAGAAGACCTAACCCAAATAGCAGATGCTCAGACTATGGAAAGAGCAAAATATTATATTAACCGATTAAAAAAGGGATTAACAGAAGTTAAGAGCAGTAAAATCAATGATTTAAATCTTAATCGCTGGAAAGAATATGACGATATCCTTACAGAAAGTTTATGGATTTTAGATAAAAGAAATAAGTCTGGAGCGCATAACGCAGGTTATTGGGGTAATTTTATTCCACAAATCCCGAACCAGTTTCTAAGGAGGTATACAAAGCAGGGCGAGTGGGTTTTGGATGCTTTTTTAGGAAGCGGAACAACTTTAATTGAGTGTAAGAGATTAGGGAGAAATGGAATAGGGGTTGAATTGTTACCTGAAATAGTTGAATTAGCAAATAAAAATATCTCCAATGAAAAAAATAGTTTTAATGCTAAAACAGAGGTGATAAATGCAGACAGCACAGAATTAAACTTTAAAAAAGAATTAGAAACGAGAGGAATAAAATCTATCCAATTCTTAATAATGCACCCACCTTATTGGAATATCATAAAATTCAGTAATAATAATAAAGATTTATCAAACGCTAAAACCATGGAAGAATTTTTAAATCTTTTTGGTAAGATTGTAGACAACACATATGATGTTCTTGATAAAGGTAGATATTTTGCAGTAGTTATCGGAGATAAATATTCAAAAGGCGAATGGGTACCCTTGGGATTTTACACTATGAACGAAGTTTTAAAAAGAGGATATATGTTAAAATCTGTTATAGTTAAAAATTTTGAAGAAACAAAGGGAAAAATGAATCAAAAAGAACTCTGGAGATACAGAGCTTTAGTTGGCGGTTTTTATATTTTTAAACATGAATATATTTTGCTTTTTAAGAAAGTAAAAAAATGA
- a CDS encoding septation protein SpoVG family protein, protein MKITEIKVSLRQKDNGKLLAFANVTFDNAFAVRGIKIIQGINGPFIAMPSRKMTDGTYKDIAHPINAETRLMLEKSILDEYHKALKDGGSKPAETEIPSEEK, encoded by the coding sequence ATGAAGATCACCGAGATCAAGGTTTCGCTGCGGCAGAAGGACAACGGCAAGCTTTTGGCCTTTGCCAACGTCACGTTCGACAACGCCTTTGCGGTGCGCGGCATCAAGATCATCCAGGGGATCAACGGGCCCTTCATTGCCATGCCCAGCCGCAAGATGACCGACGGCACTTACAAGGACATCGCCCACCCCATCAACGCCGAGACCCGGCTGATGCTGGAAAAATCAATTCTGGACGAATATCACAAGGCACTTAAGGACGGCGGCTCCAAACCCGCCGAAACCGAGATCCCGTCCGAAGAGAAATAA
- the ispE gene encoding 4-(cytidine 5'-diphospho)-2-C-methyl-D-erythritol kinase has product MLSSIRLKAYAKLNLHLEVLDKRPDGRHNLRSIFHLVSLCDELEFQPLENGRIVLTCNNGRLPVNEKNLVVKAARLLQEKVRSSGSIAGGLSQDDKLPGARITLNKNIPVGAGLGGGSSDAASALLGLAGLWGMEISDMELHRLALSLGSDVPFFLRGGTALVTGRGENIKPLDWGQIYHFVIVYPGFGVSTAWAYKNLKISLTKGSEFSKIIVSDSLSEPDPGQLTKLLLNDLEKAVMPSHLLIAEIKQRLVQQGALGALMSGSGSSVFGIFCDAEASRQAVSKLKPQWPCCFYAISQKS; this is encoded by the coding sequence ATGCTGTCATCAATCCGGCTAAAAGCCTACGCCAAGCTCAACCTTCATCTTGAAGTGCTGGACAAACGGCCCGACGGGCGCCACAACCTGCGGTCCATCTTCCATTTGGTCTCGCTGTGCGACGAGCTGGAGTTTCAGCCTTTGGAGAACGGACGGATCGTTCTAACCTGCAACAACGGGCGCCTGCCGGTTAACGAAAAGAATTTGGTGGTCAAGGCCGCCAGGCTGCTGCAGGAAAAGGTGAGATCTTCCGGGAGCATTGCCGGCGGTCTTTCTCAGGATGACAAGCTTCCCGGGGCAAGAATCACCTTGAACAAGAACATCCCGGTCGGGGCGGGCTTGGGCGGCGGGTCTTCGGATGCCGCGTCCGCCCTGCTGGGCCTGGCTGGGCTCTGGGGCATGGAGATTAGCGATATGGAACTCCACCGTCTGGCCCTTTCCCTGGGCTCGGACGTCCCGTTCTTTTTAAGGGGCGGCACCGCCCTGGTCACCGGCCGGGGAGAAAATATAAAACCTTTGGACTGGGGGCAAATTTATCATTTCGTGATCGTCTATCCCGGATTCGGGGTTTCCACCGCTTGGGCCTATAAAAACCTTAAAATATCATTGACAAAAGGGTCAGAATTTAGTAAAATAATTGTTTCTGATTCTCTATCGGAACCCGACCCCGGACAGCTGACCAAGCTCCTCCTCAACGACCTGGAAAAAGCGGTGATGCCTTCGCACCTTCTGATAGCGGAGATCAAGCAGCGACTGGTTCAACAAGGGGCCCTGGGCGCCCTGATGTCCGGCAGCGGTTCCTCGGTCTTCGGGATCTTTTGCGATGCCGAAGCCTCCCGCCAGGCCGTTTCAAAGTTGAAACCGCAATGGCCCTGCTGCTTTTACGCCATCAGCCAAAAATCCTAA
- a CDS encoding Crp/Fnr family transcriptional regulator has translation MYNVTKSLKAGELLFKQGDPGDEMFLIRSGKIKITRSAGTIEKTLAVLKEGDFFGEMAVIDGSPRSAAATAIEETKLLIVDREAFNSQLKNNPMIAYVLETMSRRLRETNKQVEFLLIRDEMRRVVAMLVSMAKERGANTPDGVVIDFPYDYNTLGGMVGMEAFKTEEIIKKLLSLNLIKIEDRKLIMPSLSDIDEYLRYITLKEKFSS, from the coding sequence TTGTATAACGTTACAAAATCGCTTAAAGCCGGAGAGCTGCTATTCAAACAGGGCGATCCCGGCGATGAGATGTTCCTCATCCGCTCCGGCAAGATAAAGATCACCCGCTCGGCCGGAACCATCGAGAAGACCCTGGCGGTGCTCAAGGAGGGCGATTTCTTCGGCGAGATGGCGGTGATCGACGGCAGCCCCCGCTCGGCCGCGGCCACGGCCATCGAGGAGACCAAGCTGCTGATAGTGGACCGGGAGGCCTTTAACTCCCAGCTCAAGAACAATCCCATGATCGCCTACGTGCTGGAGACCATGTCCCGCCGCTTGCGGGAGACCAACAAGCAGGTGGAGTTCCTTTTGATCCGCGACGAGATGAGAAGGGTGGTGGCCATGCTGGTGTCCATGGCCAAGGAACGGGGGGCCAACACTCCGGACGGCGTGGTGATAGATTTTCCCTACGACTACAACACCCTGGGCGGGATGGTAGGGATGGAGGCCTTCAAGACCGAGGAGATCATCAAGAAACTTTTGAGCCTAAACCTGATCAAGATCGAAGACCGCAAGCTGATAATGCCCAGCCTCAGCGACATCGACGAGTACCTGAGATACATCACCCTCAAGGAAAAATTCTCCTCCTGA